GGCGCAGCGGTGGGGGTGATGGCGGGCATTCTATCCCTCTCCCGGTGTGGGAGAGGGATCTTCGCGGGTCAGCGACCCTGGCAGGCGTCGACCCGCAGCTTGCGCTCCAGCAGCTTGAAGGCGCGCACCATGACGTAGGCGATCACCAGGTAGAACACGCCGGCGGCGAAGAAGATCTCCACCGGCAGGTAGGTGCGGGCGATGATGGTGCGCGACATGCCGGTCAGCTCCAGCAGGGTGATGGTGCTGGCCAGGGCGCTGGCCTTGAGCATCAGGATCACCTCGTTGCTGTAGGCCGGCAGGCCGATGCGCGCGGCGCGCGGCAGGATGATGTAGAGCATGGCCTGGGCGCGCGACATGCCGAGCGCGCGGGCTGCCTCGATTTCGCCGGGCGGCACGGCCTGGATGGCGCCGCGCAGGATCTCGGCGATGTAGGCCGCGGTGTGCATGGTCATGGTGATGATGGCGCACCAGTACGGATCGCGCAGGTACGGCCACAGCGGGCCCTGGCGCACGGCGTCGAACTGCGCCAGGCCGTAGTAGACCAGAAACAGCTGCACCAGCAGCGGGGTGCCGCGGAAGAAGAAGATGTAGCCGAACGGCAGGGCGCGCACGTACCAGTGCCTGGAGGCGCGGGCGATGCCCATGGGCAGGGCGAGGATCAGCCCGGCGACCACGGCGATGGCCACCAGCTCGATGGTCAGCCAGGCGCCTTCGAGCAGCTTGGGCAGGTATTTGTAGATCACTTCCCAGTTCATCAGGAGCTCCGCACGAAGCCGCGGCTGGCGCGCTTCTCGAGGAAGTGCAGGCCGATCATGGCGAGGATGGTCAGGCCCAGGTAGATGAAGGCGGCGACCAGGAAGAAGGTGAAGGGCTCCTTGCTGGCGGTCACGGCGATCTGCGAGCGACGCATGATCTCTTCCAGGCCGATCACCGAGACCAGCGCGGTGTCCTTCATCAGGATCATGAACAGGTTGCCCAGGCCGGGCAGGGCGATGCGCCACATCTGCGGCAGGATCAGCCGCCACAGGATGCGGCCCTTGGACAGGCCGAGGGCCATGCCGGCCTCGCGGTGGCCCTTGGGGATGGCCAGGATGGCGCCGCGGAACACCTCGGTGGCGTAGGCGCCGAAGCACAGGCCGAGGGCGATGGTGCCGGCGGCGAAGGCGTTCAGTTCCAGGCTTTCCAGGCCGAGCAGGTCGGCCAGGGCACGCATCAGGTTGACCGTGCCGAAATAGATCAGCAGTACCCAGAGCAGCTCGGGCACTCCGCGGACGATGGTGGAGTAGGTGCCGCCAAGCCATTGCAGCGGCTTGTACGGGGAAGTCTTGGCCAGGGCGCCGAGCAGCCCGAGCACCAGGCCGAGGGCCAGGGCGGACAGGGCCAGCTGGATGGTCACCAGCGTGCCGGCGGCGAGGGCGGGGCCGAAGCCATGGAGGTCGAGAATCATAGGGTGCCTGAGGGCGATCTTTCCAAGCGCGCGGTGGCGGTCAGTGGCGCACCAGCGAGGCGCCACCCGGCCCGGGTGAGAAACCGCCGCCCCGTGGGGCGGCGGCCCGGCGCATCAGTAGATGCTGAACGGGAAGTACTTGTCGTTGATCTTCTTGTAGGTGCCGTCTTCGACGATGGCCTTCAGCGCGGTGTTCAGCTTCTCGCGCAGCGGATCGCCCTTGCGCACGGCGATGGCGATCTTGTCGTTGTCGAACACCGGCTCGCCCTTGAACTCGAAGTCCTTGCCGGCATCGCTCTTCAGCCATTCCCAGTTGACGAACTTGTCGGCCAGCACGCCGTCGAGGCGGCCCGAGGACAGGTCGAGGTAGGCGTTTTCCTGGGTGTCGTACAGCTTGATCTCGACGGTGTCGGCCAGGTTGTCTTCCAGCCAGGTGCCGGCGATGGTGGCGCGCTGGGCACCGATCACCTTGCCTTTCAGGCTGGCCTTGTCGGTCTTGAAGTCGCCGCTCTTCGGCGCGATGAACTGCAGCTTGTTGGTGTAGTAGGGCTCGGTGAAATCGACCGCCTGCTTGCGCTCCTCGGTGATCGACATGGAGGCGGCGAGGAAGTCGAACTTCTTCGCGTTCAGGGCCGGGATGATGCCGTCCCAGTCGGAGGTGACCACTTCGCACTCGGCACCCATCTTGGCGCACAGGGCCTGGGCGATCTCGACGTCGAAGCCGCCGACCTGGCCGCTGGCGTCGATCAGGTTGAAGGGCGGGTAGGCGCCTTCGGTGCCGATCTTCAGCTTGTCCGCGGCGACTGCCTGGGTGCCGAAGGCCAGGGTGGCGACGGCGGCCAGCAGGATCTTCTTATAGTTCTGCATGCGTGATTGCTCCGTTTCAGTGATTGCTGGACATGAATTGTTTACAGCGTGCCGATTGCGGGTTGGTGAAGACCTGCTCGGGCGGCCCTTGCTCTTCCACCAGGCCCTGGTGGAGGAAAACCACTTCGCTGGACACCTGCCGGGCGAAATTCATCTCGTGGGTGACCAGCAGCATGGTGCGACCTTCCTCGGCCAGCGCGCGGATCACATTAAGCACTTCCTGTACCATTTCCGGGTCGAGGGCCGAAGTCGGCTCGTCGAACAGGATCACCTTGGGCTGCATGGCCAGGGTGCGGGCGATGGCAGCCCGCTGCTGCTGGCCGCCGGAAAGCTGGTTGGGATAGGCGTGGCGCTTGTCGGCGATGCCGACCTTGGCCAGCAGCGCCTCGGCCACCTCGATGGCCTCGGCCTTGCTCTGGCCGAGCACGCGGCGCGGTGCCTCGATGATGTTGTCGAGCACGCTCATGTGCGGCCACAGGTTGAAATTCTGGAAGACGAAGCCGATCTCGCTGCGCAGGCGGTTGATCTGCCTATTGTCGGCGGCGACCAGGTCGCCGTTCTTCGCCGCCTTCAGCTTGAGCTCCTCGCCGGCGACGAAGATCTGCCCCTGGTGCGGGTTTTCCAGCAGGTTGATGCAGCGCAGGAAGGTCGACTTGCCCGAGCCCGAGGAACCGAGGATGGAGATCACGTCGCCGTCGCGGGCGGTCAGCGAGATGCCCTTGAGCACTTCAAGGTCGCCGTAGCGTTTGTGCAGATTGCGGATTTCCAGCGCGGGCGTTGCCTCGGCCATGGGGGGTCCTCTTGGTTGCGGATGCGCTCCGGCTGCTGGCCGCCTTCCTAGCGTGCGGCTGAACCTAGCATAGCGTTTGCGGCAGCGCCAAGCCGGCGGCAGCCGCGGCCGGCGCCGGTTGCCGCCGGTTGTCGCATCATGACAGTTGCGTGTCGCGCCCAAACAAAAAATTGCCTGGCGCACTCCTGGGCGTGGCGCGCGGCGGCCCGCAGGTGGAGATAAAAAGCCCGATCCATGGATCGGGCTTGGGCAGTGCAGCCGGTGCGGCGAATGGGCGCGGAGTTTACTGGAGCGACCCGGCGCGGTGAAGTGGCGCCGGGCCACCAGTCTGCTAGAGTCGGCCTGCTCCCCAGGGGATCGGGTCGAGCCAGGCCACTTTCCCGGAGTTCTTCATGGCGCAGTCGCAGCAGTCACCCAGGGCGTTTCGTACCAGTCTGTGGCTGCTCTGCGTCCTGGTTGTGCTGCTGGTGCCGCTGCTGCACCTGTGGGCGCCGGTGCAGCACTGGAGCAACGCCCACGGCGACTGGCTGATCCGCCAGCGCGCCACGCAACAGGCGCCGGACCCGCGCATCGTGGTCATCGACATCGACGACACCAGCCTGCAGGCGCTGGCCGGCGAGGCCGGCAAATGGCCCTGGCCGCGCGCGCTGCATGCCGAGCTGCTCGAACACCTGCTGGCGCAGCAGGCCGAGGCGGTGGTGTTCGATGTGCTGTTCAGCGAGGCCGACCGTTTCCATCCCGACGCCGATGCTTATTTCGGCGAGGTGCTGGCGAGCAGCGAGCGGGTCTACCTGGCGGCCCTGCAGCAGCAGGCCGTCGACCCGGCCAGGGCGCCGCTGCTCGCCGACTATCCGCCGACCACCGGCCTGCTGCCCGGCCGCGACCGCCAGCAGCGCGGCGTGCTGCTGCTGCCCTGGGCCGTGGCGCCGCAGAGCTGGAAGGTCGGCACCATCAACTTCAGCCCGGACGCCGATGGCGTCGGCCGGCGCTACGACATTCATCGTCGCATCGGCGACTGGCGCATGCCCTCGCTGCCGGCGCGGGTGGCCCTGGATCGCGGTGTGGCGCTGCCGGATGCCGCCAGCTTCCTGCTCGACTGGCGCAGTGCCGCGCGCGTGCCCTATCCGCGCGTGCCCTTCGCCGCCGCCCTGGCCCAGGCGCGCGGCGAGGCTGGCGTGCTGGCAGCCGACTACTTCGCCGGCAAGATCGTGGTGATCGGCACCACCGCCGCCGGCCTCTACGACCTGCGGCGTACGCCGCTGGACGATCTCTACCCGGCGGTGTTCATCCTCGCCACCGCCATCGACAATCTGCTCAACCAGCAGCAGCTGCAGATGGTGCCGGCCTGGGCCATGGCGCTGTTCGGCGTCGCCCTGCTGCTCGCCCTGCAGCTTGTGCTGCTGCGCGAGCGCCTGCTGGCCGCCAGCCTGCTGACCCTGGGCGCCAGCCTGGTGCTGCTGCTCGGTGCCTATCTCCTGATCCTGCAGGGCGTGTTGCTGCCGGTGCTGCCCAGCCTGCTGGCGCTGTGGCTGCTGCTGGCCCTGGCCCTGGCGGTGTTCTACCGCCGGCGCCGGCAGCAGCTGGCCAACACCATCAGCCTGTTCAGCCGCTTCCTCGACCCGCAGGTGGTGGCCCAGCTGGTCGCCCGCGAAGACCCGCAGGCGCTGCTGGCCAGCCGCGAGTGCCAGCTCACCGTGCTGTTTTCCGACATCCGCAACTTCACCAGCATGTCCGAGCGACACAGCGCCCAGGAGATCATGCAGATCCTGGAAAACTACTTCGCCGGCCAGGTGGACGTGCTGTTCAGGCACCACGCGACCCTCGACAAGTTCATCGGCGACGCCATCATGGCCTTCTGGGGCGCGCCGCAGGACAACCCCAACCAGGCGGTGGACGCGGTCAACGCGGCGCTGGAGATGATCGACAACGTCGAGCGCTACCGGCGCGACTTCGACCACCCGGATTTCGACATCGGCATCGGCCTGCACAGCGGTCCGGCGGTGGTCGGCATGGTCGGGACCAGCAAGCGCTACGACTACACTGCAATAGGCGATACGGTGAACCTGGCCAGCCGCATCGAGGGGCTGACCAAGGGCCGTGCGCGCCTGCTGGTGTCGGCCGCGACCATGCAGGCCTGCGGTGACGCCTTCGACTTCGTGCCCCACGGCGATTTCCAGGTGAAAGGCCGCGTCGAGCCGGTGACCCTCTTCGAACCCAGGAGAAAGACCTCATGAGAAGTACCCTTTGCGCCGCCCTGCTGATCCTGGCAGGCTGGCTGGGCAGCGCCGTGGCGCTGGCCGAAGTGCGCGGCGCCGTCACGGTCGAGGCCACCGCCCTGCGCGAGAGCCCCGCTGCCGCGGCTGCCGTGCTGCAGCAGCTGCCGGCGCAGAGCCGCCTGGCCATCCTCAAGCGCCAGGGCGGCTGGTATCAGGTACAGACCGGCGCCGGCCAGCAGGGTTGGGTGGCGCTGCTGGCGGTGCGCTTCGACAAGGCCGCCGGGGCCAAGGGCGGCAGCATCGGCGCGCTGCTCGAAGGCAGTACCGCGGTGGAGCCGGCCAGTGGCGTGGCCACCGGTGTGCGTGGCATCAGCGACGATCAGGTCGGTGGTGGCGGCGGTTCCGGCAGCCTGTCCCTGCAGCAGCTCGACCGCTACGCGGTGACCCCGGGCAGCGCCCGCGCCTTCGCCCAGCAGGGTGGCCTGCGCAGCCAGACCATCGCCTATCCCCACTGAGCCGGAGCCGAGCCATGCACAAGATTCTTTGCCGTACCGCCCTGCTCACCGCCCTCTGCGCCGCGCTGCCCGCCTGTGAAAGCCTGCAGGTTCTCGAAGGCGTGCAGATCCAGGGCGTCGACCTGTCGCCGCTGGCCAGTGCCGGGCGCAACCTCGGCGAGCTGGGCGAGAAGAGCCAGGACGAGGAACTGATGATCGGCGCCAGCACCGCCGAGCTGCTGCTCAAGCAGGCCCGCCTGCTCGATGCACCTGCCCTGCAGGCCTACGTCAACCAGGTCGGCCGCTGGGTCGCCCTGCACAGCGAGCGGCCCGATCTGCCGTGGCGCTTCGGCGTGCTCGACAGCAGCGTGGTCGGCGCCTACGCGGCGCCTGGCGGCTATGTGTTCATCACCAGCGGCATGCTCGCGCAGATGGACAGCGAGGCCGAGCTGGCCGGTGTGCTGGCCCACGAGGTGGCGCACGTGGTGCAGAAGCATCATCTGGAGGCGATCAAGCAGAAGGCTGGTGCCGGCCTGCTAGCCAACGTCTCGCGCTTCGCCCTGCAGGCCAGCCAGGCCAGCTCCAGCGCGCCGGCTCCCAGTACGAGCGTCTCCACCCAGCAGTTCGACCAGCTGGTGACCAACCTCTATACCCGCGGCCTGGATCGTGGCGACGAATACGAGGCGGACCAGATGGGCGCGGTGATCGCCGCTCGTGCCGGCTACGACCCCTATGGCCTGGCCACCGTGCTGCAGGGCATCGGCACCATGAAGCAGGACGATGCGACCCTGGTGACCTTCCTCAAGGTGCACCCGAACATCGGCGATCGCCTGACCCGCCTGCAGCCCACCTACCAGTACCTTGACCAGGCGGCCGCCGGCGGCAGCCAGCAGACCCTGGACCAGCGCTACCAAAAGGCACTGTCGGCCAAGTAAGGCATCGGGCGGGGCGCGGGGCGGCTGCGCGCCGCCCCTTGTGCTTCAGTGCTGGTGCTTGTCGCAGGGCTCGTAGTCGCAGACGTGGTGGGCGTACGCCGGCGCCGTGCTGGGCGCTGCCGAGGGTGGGGGGAGCGCCGCACTCTGGGCCGGGTTGAGGTAGCAGCGCGAGTCGATGAATACCCGCACCAGGTCACCATCCAGCAGCCCGCTCCTGACCTCCGCCTGGAGGATGTCCAGCGCATGCTCCACCGGCACCGCCGGCTTGTACGGACGGTCCGAGGCGGTCAGCGCGTCGTAGATGTCGCAGATGGTCATGATCCGCGAGCCGCAGGGAATCTGCTCGCCGGCCAGGCCCTTGGGGTAGCCGCTGCCGTCGAGCTTCTCGTGGTGCGCCGCGGCGATCTCGGGGATGCGCTGCAGCGCCGGGGTCCAGGGGATCAGCTTGAGGAAGTCGCGGGTGTGCACCACGTGGCGCTCGATCTCCGCGCGCTCCTCCTGGGTCAGGCTGCCGCGGCGGATGGCCAGGGCGCCGAACTCGCTCTCCGAGAGCAGGCCGATCAGGCTGTCGTCATGGCTCTTCACCACGTGGCCCTGGATCTCCTGCAGGTGCTGGAAGTCACCCTCGGTGAGCACGCTCGGCTCGTTGGCCTTGAGGATGTCATGCAGGTACTGGTCCAGCCGCTGGCACTCGACGGCCAGCTCCTGCTCCCACTGCAGGCGCAGCTGCTCGTCCAGCGCGCCGTATTGCCGGTAGGCGTTGAGCATGCGGCGCAGGGTCTGGTTCTGCAGGCTCTCCTTGGCCAGGGCCACGCGGTAGCGCAGGTTGTCGACGACCGGCTCCGGCAGCTTCTTGGCCTTGGTCAGCACGTGCTCGCGCACACCGACCTTGCCGAAGTCGTGCAGCAGCGCGGCGTAGCGCAATTCGCGCAGGCCCTCGTCACCCAGCGCCTGGGTGCGCAGGTGGGCCATGGGCGCCAGCGGCAGCTGGCGGGCCAGGGCGATGCACAGGTCGGCGACGCGGAAGGAATGGCCGGCCGAGGTGGGGTCGCGTTGTTCGATGGCGAACACCGAGGCCTGCACGAAGCCGTCGAACAGCTGGCTGATGTCGTCCAGCAGCTGGCGATTCTCGATGGCCACCGCCGCCTGGCTGGCCAGGGCGCGCAGTGAGGCGGCCATCACCTCGTCGAAGGCGATGACGCTGCCGGCGTCGTCCTGGCAGTTGATGAACTCCAGCACGCCGACCACCTCGTGACGGTGGTTGAGCATGGGAATGGCCAGCAGCGACATGGTGCGGTAGCCCACCTGCATGTCGAACGAGCGGTTGAAACGGTAGGGCGCGTCGGCCGGGATGGCGTAGGCGTCGGCGATGTTCAGCTCGGTGCTGGTCAGGGCCACGTAGCCGGCGATCGAAGCCTTGGTCAGCGGCATGCGCTGTTCCTGGAAGCGGGTCGGCAGCGAGCTGTTCTGCGTCAGCTTGAACAGCAGCTGCGGCTGCTCGCCCTTCTTGTCGACCAGAAACAGCGAGGCGGCATCGCTGTTGGACAGGCGCCGGCCCTCGGTGAGGATCTTGCTCAGCAGGCGTTCCAGATCCTTCTCGGCGGACAGTGCCAGGCCGACGTCGACCAGCTTCTGCAGGTCGCCGTCCTTGTCGTGCAGGGCGGCAGCCAGCTGGTCGGTCTTCTGGCGGAGGCGGAACTGCTCGGCGGCGAAGCCGAGCAGGGCGAGCAGCTCGTCCTCGCTGGCCGCGCCGGGCAGCGGCAACACCCCGGGCGGGGCGTCGAAGGCCACCAGGCTGGCGCCGCAGGCCTGCCAGTCGGCCAGCGGCCTGGCTTGCAGCAGCGGGGCGTCGAGCAGCAGCACCTCGATGCCCTGGGCGATGCTCGTGTCGGCTTCCAGGCAGCGCAGCGCGATGCCCTCGCGGACGAGGCGGGCGTACAGGGGCGAGGCGGCAAGCAGTGGGCTGTGTCCCACCGTGAAGCTGGCTGTCATCAGGGGATACCCGGGGCCGATTGGACTGCGCTCGGCTGAGTATTGCACCGCTGCTGGGGGGCTTCCACAAAGGCGGGAGGCGGAAAGCAGAAAGCCCGCCATGGAGGCGGGCTTTCGGAGTTTTGGTGCCCAGGGACGGAATCGAACCGCCGACACGGGGATTTTCAATCCCCTGCTCTACCGACTGAGCTACCTGGGCAACGGGGCGCCATTAAACGGATTTGGCTTTGCAGTGTCAAGCGAGGGAATGAAAAAAATTTGAGCGTAGACGGGCGGTTACGAATTTTCGCGAGGCGGCGGGCGGTTTCCGGCCCGCCTTCGCATCAGGCGCTCGGCGGCACGTAGCCGTCGGCCTTGGCGTAGTCCTCGCCGGAGAGGAACTTGTCCATCTCGGCCTGGAGGAACTTGCGATCCTCGGCGTTCATCATGTTCAGCCGGCGCTCGTTGATCAGCATGGTCTGGTGTGCCTGCCACTCGTCCCAGGCCTTCTTCGACACGTTGTCGTAGATGTCCTGGCCCTTGGCGCCGGGGTAGGGCGGGCGGTCGAGGCCGGGCAGCTGTTCGTTGTACTTGCGGCAGTGGACGGTGCGGCTCATGAGGCTTCTCCTGCATTCAGTTCTTGCGCGGCTCGCTTGAGGAGCTTCTTCACCGGGGCGGCCAGGCCCAGGCGCGGCGGGGTGGCGAGGTTATACCAGAGCCAGTCGCCCTCGGCCACGGCGTGGCTGGCCTGCTCGACACGCACCAGCCAGGGTTCGATGGCCAGCTGGAAGTGGCTGAAGGTGTGGGTCAGCCCGGCCAGCTCGCGCGGCTCGCCCAGGTGCAGGGCATGCTGGCGTGCCAGTTCGCCCAGGGCGTCGAGGTCGTCCAGTTCCGGCAGGCTCCACAAGCCGCCCCACAGGCCGCTGGAGGGGCGGCGGTAGAGCAGGATGGCGCCCTCGGCGTTGGCCAGCAGCGGCATCAGCGTGCGTTTCTGCGGCAGCGCCTTGCGTGGCTTGGGTTCGGGGAAGTCGGTTTCACGGCCGAGCAGGTGGGCGCGGCAGCCGGCGCGCACCGGGCATAGCAGGCAGCTCGGCTTGCTGCGGGTGCACAGGGTGGCGCCCAGGTCCATCATCGCCTGGGTGTAGTGGTTGACCCGCTCGTGCGGGGTCAGCTGCTCGGCCAGTTGCCACAGCTGCGCGGCCACCCTGGGCTCGCCGGGATAGCCGTGCTGGGCCTGGTAGCGGGCCAGCACGCGCTTGACGTTGCCGTCGAGGATCGGCGCGCGCAGGCCCATGCTCAGGCTGGCGATGGCGCCGGCGGTTGAGCGGCCGATGCCGGGCAGCTCGGCCAGTTGCTCGACCGAGCGCGGGAACTCGCCGCCATGCTGCTCCACCACCAGCTTGGCCGCCTTGTGTAGGTTGCGCGCGCGGGTGTAGTAGCCGAGGCCGGTCCACAGGTGCAGCACCTCGTCCTCGGGTGCGGCCGCCAGGGCTTCGACCGTTGGCAGGGCGTCCATGAAGCGGTCGAAGTAGCCGAGCACGGTGCTGACCTGGGTCTGCTGCAGCATGATCTCCGAGACCCATACCCGGTAGGGTGTGATGCCCTGTTGCCAGGGCAGGTCCTTGCGCCCGTGCTGGTCGTACCAGGCCAGCACGGCGCCGCTGAACTGCTCGGGGCTCATCGGTTGAACAGGCCCTTGAGCGCGTCCTTCAGCTCGGGGCTGACCTTGTCGCCGAGCTTCTCCTCGATCTTCTCTTCCAGCTTGTTGCCGGCCAGCTTGGCGGCGACCTTGGTCATCCCGGCCTTGTCCAGGCGGCAGGCCTTGGCGCCCAGCTCCAGCGGGCCGCGGCAGAGCAGCGGCCACTCGATGCCGACGTAGCGCTCGTTGACCTGGCAGGCCGGGTCCGGCATGGCCGTCTTGTCGCCTTCGATGACGATGCCGACACGGTAGTCCATGCCCAGCACGCGCAGGTCGACATCGCCGTCGCCATTGACCGTCAGGCCGGGGATGCGCGCCTTGAGGTCGGGGTTGCTGGCCACGCCGTTGGTGAACTTCAGGTTGCCGTGCAGTTCCTCGAAGGGCGTGTCCTTGCCGCGCGGTTCGCCGGACAGCGACTTGCGGTTAAGGGTGGCGATGCCCTGGCACAGCTGCTGCTCCAGGTTGGCGTCGACCAGCACGCCGTTGCTCAGGCTGAAGTTGGCCTTGCCGTTCAGTCCGTCGATCCAGGCCTTCTGGCTGTTGCCCTGGGTGCGCAGGTCGGCGTTGAGATCCAACTGGCCGCGCAGTGGGGCTTTCTCGCCGCGGGACTCGATCAGCTTCTCCACGGGGATGCGCTTGAGCTGCTGGCTGGCGGTCAGCAGCGGAATGTTCGGGCGCGCATCGAGCTGCGATTGCATGGCGAACTCGCCGCCGTGCAGGTCGCCGCGCAGCTCCTTGAGCTCGAGCAGGCCGCCCTTGGCGGTCAGGGACAGACGCGCGTCCTCGATCGGCAGCTTGCTCAGGGTCAGCTGGCCGAGGCCGAGAGTGGCCTGCAGGTCCAGCTTGCGCAGCTGCTCCAGCGGCAGTGCGGGGGCGCTGCTCCAGGCCTGCTGGGTGGGTGCGTTGGGCAGCGGGGTGGTGCCGCTCTTGCCGGCGGCGGCCACGGCCTGCTTGACCTCGCTCTGGCGTGCCTGGCCGGCGCTGGCGTTCTTGTCCTGCGGCGGCAGGTAGCGGTCGAGGTCGAGCTTGTCGCCCTTGAGCTGCAGGCGCAGGGCCTGCTGGGCGAAGTCGTTGACCGCTAGGCTGCCGCTGAAGGTGCTGTCGTCCAGTTTCAGCGACAGGTCATTGAGCTGCACGCTGTTGGGCGTGCCGGCCAGGCGGGTGGAGAGTTCGAGGCTGCTCAGCGTGCCCTTGTCGCTCATGGCGGGCAGGGCCACGCCTATGCCGTCGAGGAATTCGCGCAGGTTGAACTGCGCCAGCGACAGGCTACCTTCCAGCTGGGCGGTCTTGTCCAGGTCGCGCAGCTTGAGTTCGCCGAGGGCACGCAGCTGGTTGGCGGACAGCTTGATGCCGGTCCACTCGGCCACCTGGGCCGACTGGTCGAGCAGCAGCTGGCCCTGGCTGGCGAAGGTCAGGGTCTTGCCGCCCAGGGGCTCGCCCGAGGCCTCGCCGGCCAGCTTGAGGTCCTGCAGCTGGTAGCGCTTGAGCTCCGGCTCGAAGCGCAGCAGGCCCTGCAGCTCGGTCTTGGCGCGCAGCACCGGCTGGTTGCTGCCGAGGAAGGCCAGCAGCTTGACCGGGATATCGGCGCCCTCGCGGATCGCGCCGGTGGACAGCTCGATGCCCTCGGCGCTGAACTGCTTGCCGCTCTTGGCGTCCTGATAGTCGATGCGCGAATTGCTGACGGTCAGGCTGTCGATATCCAGTTTGAGCGGCTGGCTGTCCTGCTGCGGCTCGCTGGCGCCGCTGTCGGCGGTCTGCTCGGCGGATTGCGTCGTGGTGGTGCTGGCCTCGGCCTTGGCCGGCTTGCCGATGCCTTCCCAGTTGCCGCGGCCCTTGTCGTCGCGCTGAAGGGTCAGGTCGAGGCCGTCGACGCGGATGTCGCTCATCTGTACTTCGCGGCGCAGCAGCGGCAGCACGCGTACCGACAGGCCGAGCAGGCGCAGGTTGGCGAGGGGTTGGTCCGGGGTGTCGGCACTGGCCAGGGTAGCGTCGGTCAGCTCCAGGCCGAGCCAGGGGAACAGGCTCCAGCCGATGTCGCCCTTGAGTTGCAGCTCGAGGTTGGCCTTGTCGCGGGCCAGCTGCTGGATCTCGTCCTTGTAGTCGTTGGGATCGAACAGGTGGGTGAGGGCGAAGCCGAGGCCGATGACGATCAGCAGCAGGCCGAGCATTAGCAGACCCAGGATTTTGCCGAAGGCTTTCATGGACCAGTCCTTGTGTGGGAGTTCTTCTGTCAGGCGCGGGAGTATAACGCCGCTGTGCTTCATCGCGCGGTGGCGACCTGGTGGTCGTGCTGGCCGCCGGCAGGGGTTTGGATGGGCAAGTCGGCGCCCGGTTCCTTGGCGCCGGTGCCGATGATCAGGTCGGCCACTGCGTCCATGGGGGCTCCTTGATGCAGGTCAATATCGCCGGCCGGCGCTGTTCTAGCGTGACAGGGCGGCCGGTGTGGCCGCTGCCTGGATGACTCTGGAGGCCCATCATGTCGCTTACATGTTGGAATCCGTTTCGCGAGTTCGAGGAATTCTTCAA
This DNA window, taken from Pseudomonas alcaligenes, encodes the following:
- a CDS encoding ABC transporter permease → MNWEVIYKYLPKLLEGAWLTIELVAIAVVAGLILALPMGIARASRHWYVRALPFGYIFFFRGTPLLVQLFLVYYGLAQFDAVRQGPLWPYLRDPYWCAIITMTMHTAAYIAEILRGAIQAVPPGEIEAARALGMSRAQAMLYIILPRAARIGLPAYSNEVILMLKASALASTITLLELTGMSRTIIARTYLPVEIFFAAGVFYLVIAYVMVRAFKLLERKLRVDACQGR
- a CDS encoding ABC transporter permease yields the protein MILDLHGFGPALAAGTLVTIQLALSALALGLVLGLLGALAKTSPYKPLQWLGGTYSTIVRGVPELLWVLLIYFGTVNLMRALADLLGLESLELNAFAAGTIALGLCFGAYATEVFRGAILAIPKGHREAGMALGLSKGRILWRLILPQMWRIALPGLGNLFMILMKDTALVSVIGLEEIMRRSQIAVTASKEPFTFFLVAAFIYLGLTILAMIGLHFLEKRASRGFVRSS
- a CDS encoding ABC transporter substrate-binding protein, which gives rise to MQNYKKILLAAVATLAFGTQAVAADKLKIGTEGAYPPFNLIDASGQVGGFDVEIAQALCAKMGAECEVVTSDWDGIIPALNAKKFDFLAASMSITEERKQAVDFTEPYYTNKLQFIAPKSGDFKTDKASLKGKVIGAQRATIAGTWLEDNLADTVEIKLYDTQENAYLDLSSGRLDGVLADKFVNWEWLKSDAGKDFEFKGEPVFDNDKIAIAVRKGDPLREKLNTALKAIVEDGTYKKINDKYFPFSIY
- a CDS encoding ABC transporter ATP-binding protein, which encodes MAEATPALEIRNLHKRYGDLEVLKGISLTARDGDVISILGSSGSGKSTFLRCINLLENPHQGQIFVAGEELKLKAAKNGDLVAADNRQINRLRSEIGFVFQNFNLWPHMSVLDNIIEAPRRVLGQSKAEAIEVAEALLAKVGIADKRHAYPNQLSGGQQQRAAIARTLAMQPKVILFDEPTSALDPEMVQEVLNVIRALAEEGRTMLLVTHEMNFARQVSSEVVFLHQGLVEEQGPPEQVFTNPQSARCKQFMSSNH
- a CDS encoding CHASE2 domain-containing protein; the protein is MAQSQQSPRAFRTSLWLLCVLVVLLVPLLHLWAPVQHWSNAHGDWLIRQRATQQAPDPRIVVIDIDDTSLQALAGEAGKWPWPRALHAELLEHLLAQQAEAVVFDVLFSEADRFHPDADAYFGEVLASSERVYLAALQQQAVDPARAPLLADYPPTTGLLPGRDRQQRGVLLLPWAVAPQSWKVGTINFSPDADGVGRRYDIHRRIGDWRMPSLPARVALDRGVALPDAASFLLDWRSAARVPYPRVPFAAALAQARGEAGVLAADYFAGKIVVIGTTAAGLYDLRRTPLDDLYPAVFILATAIDNLLNQQQLQMVPAWAMALFGVALLLALQLVLLRERLLAASLLTLGASLVLLLGAYLLILQGVLLPVLPSLLALWLLLALALAVFYRRRRQQLANTISLFSRFLDPQVVAQLVAREDPQALLASRECQLTVLFSDIRNFTSMSERHSAQEIMQILENYFAGQVDVLFRHHATLDKFIGDAIMAFWGAPQDNPNQAVDAVNAALEMIDNVERYRRDFDHPDFDIGIGLHSGPAVVGMVGTSKRYDYTAIGDTVNLASRIEGLTKGRARLLVSAATMQACGDAFDFVPHGDFQVKGRVEPVTLFEPRRKTS
- a CDS encoding SH3 domain-containing protein, with amino-acid sequence MRSTLCAALLILAGWLGSAVALAEVRGAVTVEATALRESPAAAAAVLQQLPAQSRLAILKRQGGWYQVQTGAGQQGWVALLAVRFDKAAGAKGGSIGALLEGSTAVEPASGVATGVRGISDDQVGGGGGSGSLSLQQLDRYAVTPGSARAFAQQGGLRSQTIAYPH
- a CDS encoding M48 family metalloprotease; the protein is MHKILCRTALLTALCAALPACESLQVLEGVQIQGVDLSPLASAGRNLGELGEKSQDEELMIGASTAELLLKQARLLDAPALQAYVNQVGRWVALHSERPDLPWRFGVLDSSVVGAYAAPGGYVFITSGMLAQMDSEAELAGVLAHEVAHVVQKHHLEAIKQKAGAGLLANVSRFALQASQASSSAPAPSTSVSTQQFDQLVTNLYTRGLDRGDEYEADQMGAVIAARAGYDPYGLATVLQGIGTMKQDDATLVTFLKVHPNIGDRLTRLQPTYQYLDQAAAGGSQQTLDQRYQKALSAK
- a CDS encoding HD domain-containing phosphohydrolase encodes the protein MTASFTVGHSPLLAASPLYARLVREGIALRCLEADTSIAQGIEVLLLDAPLLQARPLADWQACGASLVAFDAPPGVLPLPGAASEDELLALLGFAAEQFRLRQKTDQLAAALHDKDGDLQKLVDVGLALSAEKDLERLLSKILTEGRRLSNSDAASLFLVDKKGEQPQLLFKLTQNSSLPTRFQEQRMPLTKASIAGYVALTSTELNIADAYAIPADAPYRFNRSFDMQVGYRTMSLLAIPMLNHRHEVVGVLEFINCQDDAGSVIAFDEVMAASLRALASQAAVAIENRQLLDDISQLFDGFVQASVFAIEQRDPTSAGHSFRVADLCIALARQLPLAPMAHLRTQALGDEGLRELRYAALLHDFGKVGVREHVLTKAKKLPEPVVDNLRYRVALAKESLQNQTLRRMLNAYRQYGALDEQLRLQWEQELAVECQRLDQYLHDILKANEPSVLTEGDFQHLQEIQGHVVKSHDDSLIGLLSESEFGALAIRRGSLTQEERAEIERHVVHTRDFLKLIPWTPALQRIPEIAAAHHEKLDGSGYPKGLAGEQIPCGSRIMTICDIYDALTASDRPYKPAVPVEHALDILQAEVRSGLLDGDLVRVFIDSRCYLNPAQSAALPPPSAAPSTAPAYAHHVCDYEPCDKHQH